Genomic segment of Paenibacillus sp. FSL R5-0912:
GCGGACGCTCCGGCAGTGCGGGTGCCGCACTTGCACGCAGCGGCGCAGCCGCAGGCCCCGCTTCGCGTAGCTTGCGGCATTCCCGGCAGGCTCCGCGACGGGAGATTCCCTTGGAGCGCTTGCCTGTGCGTCTGCGGAATTCGGAGAGCGGCTTAAGCTGATGGCAATAGGCACATTGTTTGGATGGAGGAAGAATAGTTTCAGTCATAAGTATACTTGGCAGGACGGCACTCAGCCGCAACTGTCCAATCCCTTCTGTATTTTGAAATAGCAACTTATTTACGGTAGACCGCCATGTGATTTCATTGATTTGATAATAGTATAGCGTAAAGCACAGGTATTCACACAGCAGGCGCCAAAAGGCGCTAATCTCCCGGGCTGTGACATCCTTCTTCGCAGTCTTGAGGAAAAACCCGTAAACTCGCAAAGTAAGGCTGTAAAGCGATGATGTGGCTTGTACAGGAATACAATAATTATGAACCAGAGAGGAGGAAGCTGAATGACCGTTAGTGAAAAAAAGCCCGGGGCCGTAAGACTGCTGTTTGTGCTTCAGGCATTCTTAGGCCTTGGAGCTGTCGCCGGAGGGCTGCTCCTGCTCGCCGATCCCAGTGGTGAGATGATTGGAATGCCGGCTTCCATACTGGAAAGATCGCCGTTTGACAGTTATGCAATTCCCGGCATTCTGCTGCTGGTCATTTTTGGGCTGCTGCCGCTAATGGTGCTCTATGGTCTTTTTAAGCAGCCTGAGTGGTCTTGGGGCTATGCGCTGACCCCGTTTAAGGCGCTGCATGCAGCATGGAGCTTCTCGCTTTATGTCGGCTTTGGGCAGATTATCTGGATTATGGTGCAGACGTATATGATGGATACAGTCAGTATTGTTCATGTTTTCTACATGTCTCTGGGCATGCTGGTTCAGATCGTTACGCTGCTGCCTGCGGTACAGAGATATTTTATGCTGGACGGCCGTTCTGAAAGAAGTTAGAATGACAGTGAACATAAAAGGGCTTTCATTTGGGCCGCGGGAGTGAACCGGAAGTGACTACCATATATGATATTGCCAAAAGAACCGGCTATTCACCAACCACGGTATCCAAGGCGTTCAATAACTACTCTGACGTGCGGGAGAAGACGCGGCAGGAAATACTGCGTACCGCGCAGGAAATGGGATATCTTCCCAATGCGCATGCGCGTACACTGACGACCAAGAAATCCTGGACGATCGGTGTGCTGTTTGTGGAGAACACGGGAGCGGGAATCCGCCATCCTTTCTTCAGTGCAGTTATTGAGAGCTTCAAGCAGGTTGCCGTAGCCAAGGGTTACGCCCTCATGTTTATCTCGAAGGATGTCGGCGGCAAGCAGAGCGGATATCTGGAGAACTGCCGGATTCGCGGAGTCGATGGGGTTGTGGTGTTCCTTTCCGATTATGAGGATCCTTATTTCCGGGAGCTTCTGGAGAGTGATATTCCTACAGTGGTTCTCGATTTCGAAACGGCGTTGTCGCATACGGTCTGCTCGGATAATATGACTGGTGCACTGCAGGCAGTGGAATATCTGGTGTCGCTCGGACACCGCAGAATTGCCCATATTTCGGGAGGCGGGAATACGTATCCGGGACAACAGCGGGAGCTGGGGTATAGAACGGCGATGGAGCAGCAGGGTCTTGAGGTGCCGGACGAATATGTTGCCGAGGGAGCATTCTACTCTCTGGAGAACGGCTACGGCGCAATGAAGTCTTTGCTTGAGCTGCCGGAACGGCCGACGGCTGTTTTTGCTTCAGGTGACTTGCTTGCACTGGGTGCCGTGATGGCTGCCAAGGATCAGGGCCTGTCTGTACCGGAGGATATTTCAGTCATGGGTTATGATGATATTGAGCTTGCCGGATATGTTACACCTGCGCTGACCACTGTCCGCCAGAACACGGAGCTGCTGGGTACCCGGGCGGCGGAGCTTTTACTGGCTTCGGTGAACGGCCCGCGTACAAATCAGGAGGCGCTAGTTCTGCCTGTAGAGATCATCGTCAGAGATTCCTGTGCACCGCCGGGCAAGAGATAAAAATGCGTTCAACCGGGAATGCATTTTTTTTCGGCAAAATCGAAACCGGTTTCGATTTCTTTCGTTTTTATTCCGTTTTTAAATTATGAAGGAGTGAACCACATGCTAACCGTCCAAACCGTAGTAACCGCCAAAGATACAGCAGATCGTCTGAGCTCCAGGCAAGGTATTCAGTTCAAGGCAGGAATCCCCGGTACAACAGCAGATATACTGCTGCAGCCGGAGCAGGAGTTTCAAACAATTATTGGTTTTGGCGGCGCTTTCACTGAAGCGGCTGCGTATACCTTGTCCCGGATGAGTCCGGAGAAACGGGCGGAGGTCATCCGGCGTTATTTTCACCCTGTGGACGGGCTGAATTACAGTATGGGCCGCGTGCATATTCACAGCTGTGACTTCGCGCTCGGCAACTATACCTATGTGCAGGATGAGGATACGGAGCTTGCGACCTTCGATATTTCGCATGATCACCAGTGGGTCCTGCCGCTCATTAAGGATGCTATGGAGGTCAAAGGCGGGCCCTTCACGATGCTGGCTTCGCCTTGGAGCCCGCCGGCCTGGATGAAAACGAACGGGGAGATGAATAACGGCGGTTCGCTGAAGCCGGAATATGCTGCAGTCTGGGCGCGCTATTATACCAAATTCATCGAGGCTTACCGCAAAGAGGGCGTTCCGGTCTGGGCGGTATCGGTGCAGAATGAGCCGGCGGCAGTGCAGACCTGGGACTCCTGTGTATACACTGCTGAAGAAGAACGCGATTTCGTCAAAAACCACCTCGGCCCTGTAATGCGTGAGGCCGGAATGGAGGATGTGAACATCATCATCTGGGATCACAACCGCGATATTATGATTGAGCGTGTGACTCCGATTCTGTCCGATCCGGAAGCAGCGCAGTATGTATGGGGGACCGGAATCCACTGGTACGGCGGCGAGGAGTTCGACAAAGTGGAGAAGGTGCATGAGCTTTTCCCGGATAAGCATGTGCTCTTCACCGAAGGCTGCCAGGAAGGCGGAGTGCGTCTGGGGGAATGGTTCACGGGTGAGCGCTACGGCCGGAATATGATCGGCGATCTGAATGCCTGGACAGAGGGGTATCTGGACTGGAATCTGGTGCTGGATGAGACGGGCGGACCGAACCACGTGGGGAATCTCTGTGATGCTCCGGTGATTGCGGATACGACTA
This window contains:
- a CDS encoding glycoside hydrolase family 30 protein; translated protein: MLTVQTVVTAKDTADRLSSRQGIQFKAGIPGTTADILLQPEQEFQTIIGFGGAFTEAAAYTLSRMSPEKRAEVIRRYFHPVDGLNYSMGRVHIHSCDFALGNYTYVQDEDTELATFDISHDHQWVLPLIKDAMEVKGGPFTMLASPWSPPAWMKTNGEMNNGGSLKPEYAAVWARYYTKFIEAYRKEGVPVWAVSVQNEPAAVQTWDSCVYTAEEERDFVKNHLGPVMREAGMEDVNIIIWDHNRDIMIERVTPILSDPEAAQYVWGTGIHWYGGEEFDKVEKVHELFPDKHVLFTEGCQEGGVRLGEWFTGERYGRNMIGDLNAWTEGYLDWNLVLDETGGPNHVGNLCDAPVIADTTTDEVHYNSSYYYIGHFSKFIAPGAVRIGLQSAAEGVLSAAFRNPDGSIAVVLMNEGEAERSLTLGFGGEIAECTLPAHSIATHLISQG
- a CDS encoding LacI family DNA-binding transcriptional regulator; translated protein: MTTIYDIAKRTGYSPTTVSKAFNNYSDVREKTRQEILRTAQEMGYLPNAHARTLTTKKSWTIGVLFVENTGAGIRHPFFSAVIESFKQVAVAKGYALMFISKDVGGKQSGYLENCRIRGVDGVVVFLSDYEDPYFRELLESDIPTVVLDFETALSHTVCSDNMTGALQAVEYLVSLGHRRIAHISGGGNTYPGQQRELGYRTAMEQQGLEVPDEYVAEGAFYSLENGYGAMKSLLELPERPTAVFASGDLLALGAVMAAKDQGLSVPEDISVMGYDDIELAGYVTPALTTVRQNTELLGTRAAELLLASVNGPRTNQEALVLPVEIIVRDSCAPPGKR